Part of the Pseudodesulfovibrio mercurii genome is shown below.
CCCTGGCCGTCTCGATGAGGTTGTATTCGAACATGATCGGCGTGATCTTTGTGGTCCGGGAGGCGACCAGCCGGTCGCGCAGCTCCTCGATGTCCACCTGGGCCTCGAACAGGCCGATGGAGGCGGCGATCTTGGCCGGGTGTTCGGGGTCGATGGTTCCGTGCAGGGCCTGGAGGGTCTGGGTGACCATGTAGGTGTGGTCCCGGGCGCTCAGGATGGGCAGGGGCACGCCGGTCCAGCCCTCGATGAGCCGGTGCATGGACACGGAGGGCTGGATGCCGCCGGTCAGGACCATGCCCGCGATGTTCCCGTAGGCCGCGGACTGGCGCGAGGAGATGGCCGCCAGGATGATGTCCATGCGGTCGCCGGGGGTGATGATCAGGGCCCCGTCCTCAATGTATTCCAGGAAATGGGTGATGTGCATGGCCGCGGTCAGGAAGCTGTCCACCGGGGTGTCCAGGCTGCCGTGGCCGTAGAGGACCTTGGCGTCCAGCCACTTGATGACGTCGTGGATGGTCGGGTTGCCCAGCCGCTTGTCGTCCGGGATGGCGTAGGTCAGCAGGGGCTGGGCCGTTCGGGTCCGGGCCTTGAGGTCCCTGAGCATCCCGGGGGAGAAGTCCGGCCGGGCGCGGTTGACGATCAGCCCCAGGACCTCCAGGCCGCGCTCCTCGAAGATTTCCACCGTGCGCTGGGCCGAGCCGCACAGCTCGTCGTCGGTCCGGTCCAGGCCGTTGACCACGACCAGGACCGGGCAGCCCAGGTTGGAGACGATGCTCACGTTGATCTCGAACTCCAGGGTGGCGCTGCCGCCGATGTAGTCCGTGCCCTCGCAGAGCACGAAGTCGTACTCCTTTTCCAGCTCCTTGAACTTGTTCAGGGTGTTCTCCAGGAGCAGGGCCTTGTTGCCGCTGTTGATCAGCCTGCGGGCCTCGCTCAGGGTGTAGCCGTAGGTCCGCTCATAGGGCTGGTCGAGCTTGAAGTGGCGCAGCAGCAGGTCGATGTCGTGGTCGCGTCGTCCCTCCAGCGGGTCGCTGACGACCGGGCGGAACACGGCCACGTTCTGGAGGTTGGCGCGCAGCAGATGCATGACCCCGAGGACGATGGCGGACTTGCCGCTGCGGGCTTCGGTGGCTGCTATGTAGAGGCTCTTGGACATGTCGGTCTCCTTGGACCGGCCCGGTGGAGAACCGGGAGAAGGCGGTTGTCGGAGCGCCTTCTCCCGGCCGGATGCCGTGGGTGACGTCGGGGCTGTTGACGACGGCATCCGCTATGCTCCGTAGGGCATGGGGTATGGCTTGGTTGGTCAGTTTCCGGCCTGGGTCTCCTCGACAGGGGATTCCTCGGCCAGGAACGGTTCGTCCCGGTCGTAGCAGACCAGGCCGCAGCGGAGGCAGCGGTCGGCTTCGGTCAGGGCCTGGGGTTCGTCGAGGGGGCCCTCCACCTCGCTGAAGGTGCAGGTGCGGTCGTCGCCGTGGCACAGGAGGGGCAGGACGGCCCGTTGTTTGCGTTCCACGTGGTCGATTTCCTTGAACAACGTATAGGGGATCATGCCCTTCTGGGTGGTCTCGGGGACCGGGATGGCGGCCTGGGTCAGGTGGTAGTGGATGGACCGGGCCGCCTTGCGGCCGTCGCCGATGGCCGAGATGACCAGGTCCGGGCCGGTGTAGACGTCGCCCGCCGTGAATACGCCGGGGATGGCCGTCTCGAAGGTGTCCGGGTCGGCCGCGATGGTCTGCCACTTGGTGGTCTCCAGGGCGCAGGTTCCCTCGGGATTGTCCTCGTACAGGCAGGCGAGGTCGGGCTTCTGGCCGATGGCCGGGATGATCAGGGTGGCCTCCATGCGCTGCTCGGAGCCCTCCTTCTTGATCGGGCGGCGGCGTCCGGAGGCGTCCGGTTCGCCGAGCTCCATCTCGTAGTATTCCAGGTGGGTGGCCCGGCCGTTTTCGTCGCCGATGACCCGGGCCGGGGCGGCCAGGAACGTGAACTTCACGCCCTCCTCCTCGGCCCCGTCGATCTCTTCCTCGGCGGCGGGCATCTCGTTCCGCGTGCGCCGGTACATGAGGGTCACGTCGGCCCCCAGGCGGACGCAGGTGCGGGCCGCGTCGATGGCCGTGTTGCCGCCGCCGACCACGATGACCTTGCTGCCGGTCTCGGGTTTCTGGCCCAGGGCGTGGGCGGTCAGGAACTCGATGCCGCCCATGACGCCGTCCAGGTCCTCGCCCTCGGCGTACATGCCGGATGCCCGCCACGCGCCGATGCCGATGAAGGTGGCGTCGAAACCCTCGGCCTTCAGGGATTCCAGGGTGAAGTCGCGGCCGAACCGGGTGTTCATGCGGGTGTCGATGCCCAGGTCCAGGATGCCCTGGATCTCCCAGTCCAGGTCCGCCTTGGGCAGGCGGTATTCCGGGATGCCGTAGCGGGTCTGGCCGCCGAGCTTGGGCATGGCGTCGAAGATGGTCGGGTGGTGGCCCAGGCGGCGCAGGAAATAGGCGCAGGACAGCCCGGCCGGGCCGCCGCCGATGACGGCCACGCGTTTGCCGGTGTCCCTGGCGCAGGGCACGGGCAGGTGGACGCCCGAGCGCAGCTCGCGGTCGGCCACGAAGCGCTTGAGCATGTTGATGCCCACCGGGGCGTCCACGTGCTGGCGGCGGCAGACCGTCTCGCACGGCCGGGGGCAGACCCGGCCGCAGGTGACCGGCAGCGGGTTGCGCTCCTTGATGGTCATGACCGCGCCGTCGTAGTCGCCCGCCTTGATCTGCTCGATATACCTGGGGATGTTGATCTGGGCCGGGCACTTCTGGCGGCACGGGGCCAGGCAGTCGGTGGTCTGGTTGAGGTGCAGCAGCCGGGCGGACATGCCGGACACGGCGATGACGCCGCGCGGGCAGGCGTCCACGCAGTTGCCGCACGCCTTGCAGCGGTTCGGGTCGATGACCGGCAGCCCCTCGGGTCCCATGTGGATGGCGTCGAAGGGGCAGGCGCGCACGCAGGAGCCCAACCCCAGGCAGCCCTCGGGGCAGGACTTGGACCCGCCGTAGAGCAGGTGGGCGGCCCGGCAGTCCAGGGCGCCCTCGTAGTGGAAGGCGTCCTCGGCCCGCAGCCCGCCGGTGCAGTCGCGCACGGCCAGCTCGGGCTCGCGCTCGACGACCTCCTGGCCCATGAGGGCGGCGATGACCGCGATGGCCTCGGAGTCGGCCACGATGCAGGCCGAGGCCGGGGCCTTGCCCGCCACGATGGCGGCCGCCGCGCCCGAGCAGCCCGGGAAGCCGCAGCCGCCGCAGTTGGCCCCGGGCAGGTTGTCCTCGATGAGCGCGATGCGCGGGTCCTCCTTGACGAAGAGGAGCTTCGAGGCGATGCCCAGGATGGCCGCCGCCAGCAGGCCGATGCCGAACAGAGTCAGTCCCGATGTCAGTATCATGATGTCGTCCCGTGCTTGTCCGTTAGATCATGCCCTTGAAGGCGAAGAAGGCCAGGGACATGAGCCCGGCCATGATCAGCCCGATGGGCGTGCCGCGCATGGCCATGGGCAGCCGCCGCACGGCCAGCCTCTCGCGGATGCCCGCCAGCAGGACCAGGGCGAGCATGAAGCCCAACCCCGAGGCGAAGGCGAACAGGACCGTCTTGACGAAGCCGAACTCCTCGCGCTGGCAGATGAGCGCGATGCCCATGACCGCGCAGTTGGTGGTGATCAGCGGCAGGAAGATGCCCAGGGACTTGTACAGCGGCGGGACGACCTTCTTGAGGAACATCTCCACGAACTGGACCAGGGCGGCGATGACCAGGATGAAGGCGAGCGTCTGGAGGAAGTCCAGGCCGAAGGGGGCCAGGACGTACTCCTGGACCAGCCAGGTGATGGCCGCGGCCATGACGGCCACGAAGACCACGGCCCCGCCCATGCCGACGGCCACGCCCGTGTCCCTGGAGGTGCCGATGAACGGGCAGTTGCCCAGGTACTGGGCCAGGACGATGTTGTTGACGAACATCGCCCCGATGAAGAGAAGGAAGTATTCCTGCATTATCGTTTCCTTGATCCGCGGCTGTTGAAAAACGGCGATCTGCGTCGTTGCTTCAAAAAGTCCAAACCCTCGCGTACCGGAAGTACGCTTCGGCCTTGAACTTTTTTCGCGCCTAGCATCTCACCATTTTTGAACAGCCTCCAATTTTGATTTTTTGGATACTCGTCAGCAGTTCTTGTGGCCGCAGCCGCCGCATGCGCCGCAGTCGTGGGTCGGGGCCTGGACGGCCGCCAGCCCCTTTCGCCTGCGCCGGACGTTCTCCACGAAGGTCATGATGCACAGGAGGATGCCGAGCGTGACGAAGGCGCCCGGCGCCTTGACCATGATGCCGATGGGCTGAAAGCCCTCCCAGGCCACGTTGACCCCGAAGATCATGCCCGTGCCGAGCAGCTCGCGCAGGGCCCCGAGAAAGGTCAGGGACAGGGTGTAGCCCACGCCCATGCCCAGGCCGTCGGCCAGGGACGGGAGCACGGGATTCTTGGAGGCGAAGGCCTCGGCCCTCCCCAGGATGATGCAGTTGACCACGATGAGCGGCACGAAGATGCCCAGCCGCTGGTAGAGCGGATAGGCGAAGGCCTGCATGAGCAGCTCCACGGCGACCACCAGGGAGGCCGCGACCACGATGAAGCAGGCGATGCGCACCTTGGACGGGATGAACCGGCTGAGCAGGGAGACCAGCATGTTGGACAGGGCCAGGACGAAGATGACGGCTACGCCCATGCCGAGCCCGTTGCTCGCCGTGTTGGTCACGGCCAGGGTCGGGCAGAGCCCCAGGACCAGCTTGAACGGCGGCAGGTCCGTCCACAGCCCTTTCGAGAATTCCTTCCACAATCTGCTGTTCATTGTCGGCTCCATGCGCTGCGGCGGTCTAGGACCAGCCCGCGGCGAGCTTGCCTTTCAGGGCGTTGAAGATGGCGATGGCGTCGCGCACGGCGGCCACGGTGCCGGTGGACGAGATGGTCGCCCCGGCCACGGCCTGGATGTCGCCGCCGTTCTTCTTGAGGTCCATGTGTTCCAGTGAATGGCCCCGGAACTGGGTGGTGTAGCCGTGCTCGGCCACGCGCGCGCCCACGCCGGGGGTCTCCTTGAGGGTGGTGATGCCGATGCCGGTCAGGGCCATGGCGTGCACGTCGAAGCCGACCATGACGCCGATGTCGCCGCCGTAGCCCTTGCCCGAGGTCTCGAAGGCCACGCCCACGAGCGCGCCGTTCTTGAGGGCCGGGAACACGATCACGGTGCGGCCGTCCACCTCGAACTTCCTGCGGTCCTTGATCGGGTTGTTGTCGTACCCGGCCAGGACCGACTCGATGGCCGGGGCCTGGACATAGGTCAGGACCTGCTCCTCGATGATCGGGGCCGTGACCTGCCTGAGCGCGGCCAGGGTGATGCCCGCGATGCCGCAGATGAGCGACAGGACGATCATCATCTTGATCATTTCCTTCATGGCCTACCTCCTTCCGAACGGCTTGGGCCGGATGCGTTCCAGGACCGGGGTGAACAGGTTGGCCAGCAGGATGGCGAAGGGCACGCCGTCCGCGTAGGCCCCCCAGGTCCGGATGATGATGATCAGGGCTCCGGTCAGCAGCCCGAAGAGGAGCATGGGGATCTGCCGGTTGGGGGAGGACGGCCCGTCCGTGGCCAGGAAGAAGGCCCCGAACAGGGTGGACCCGGTCAGCAGATGGAAGGCCGGGGAGGCGTAGATGGACGGGTCGAGCCAGTGGAACAGGAAGGCGGTCAGGGCGACCCCGCCGATGACCCCCACCGGGATGATGGACGAGACGTGCCTGCGCATGACCAGGAGCATGCCGCCGAGGACCACGCCCGCGATCTGGACCGCGCCCAGGCCGCCGAGCTGCTTGCCCAGGAAGAGCTGGCGGGTGTCGGTGATCTGGACCGCGTCCAGGCCGAAGTCCTTGAGCTGGGCCAGGGGATAGGTCAGGTCCGTGCCGAGCATGGAGGCGTTGATGTCCATGAAGGCGGGCCAGGAGATGCGGCAGATGGCCCAGCCGATGAGCGGGGCGCAGAACGGGCTGCCGCCCAGCGGGCCGAAGGCCATCTTGCCGAGCACGATGGAGGCCGCGCTGCCGAAGGTCACCAGCCACCACGGGGCCGATGCGGGCAGCAGGAAGGCGAAGGACAGCCCCACGGTGAAGGCGTGGAAGTCGTGGACCTCGGTCTCCCGGTCCATGAAGTAGTCGCAGGCCATCTCGGCCAGCACGGCGGCGGCCATGGACAGGGCCATGACGCGCACGGCGGGCATGCCGAAGGTCATGGTCGCCATGACGGCGGCGGGCAGCATGGCCACCAGGATGGTCAGCATCCGGTCCCGCACGGTGGTGCCGCAGTGGCGGTGGGGCGGGACCGAGACGGTCAGGGCAAAGGGGTTGAGGGGCTTCACGGCAGGGGTACCTCCCCGGACTGGGCTTTGGCCTTCGCCAATTCGCTCTTGGCGAGCCGGATGTATTGAAGCATGGGGCGGTGGGCGATGCAGAAATAGCCGCACAGGCCGCACTCGAAGCAGACGTCCACACCCTCGGCCTCGGCCTTGTCGTACCGCCCGAACTCGGCATAGCTGGTGATCATGGCCGGATCCAGCCGCGCCGGACACCGCCGCACGCACTCCCCGCACCCCACGCAGGCGGCATCCACCACCACCGGCGCCGGGTTGCGCACCAGGCCGACGCAGGTGGTCGCGCGGTCCACGCCCTGGCCGGGCGAGGACGCGGCCGTGCCCCGGAGCACGCCGCCCAGGACGATGCGGTCGCCGTCGCGGAGGGTCTCGCCATCGGTGGTCAGGATCTCGCCCACCGGGGTGCCCAGGTCCATGAGCCGGGCCGCGTTGCCCACGGTGACCATGGTCTCCATGACCGGCAGGCCGGTCTCCATGACCAGGCCCGCGTGGAACACGGTCTCCAGGCCGATGACCAGGGTGTTGTCCGGGGCCTCGATGCCGGTCACGGCCTTGGCCACCAGGGGGTCGAGCCCCTGGGGATACTGGTCCGGCACGACCTTGACGGTCATGTTGGGCAGGCTCTCCCGGACCGCTCCGGGCACGGCCAGGACCACGTCCACGGGCACGAATCCCCGGACCAGGGCCTCGGCCCCGGCGCGCAGGGTGTCCTGCCGCTCGGCCATGAGGGTGCGCCGGGAGTGCAGGCTCGGCTCCTCGTCCACCGCGTTGAGGATCAGGGTGTCCACCTGGTGACAGACCGGGATGTCGGCCCCGAGTTCGCGCAGGCGGGTCAGGAGTTCCGGGCCGCTCAGGCCGTCGAGGACTTCCGGGGGCACGGTCCCGCCCTCGCCGCCCTCGATGCGGATGCGGTACGGATCCACGTGCCGGACCGTGCCGGCGAAGGGGGCGTGGATGTCGCCCGCGCCGGGCCGGGACGCTGTGGCGATGCGCTCGCCGCGCGCGACCTCCTGGCCGCAGGTGACCAGCGGGCAGTGGCGGTTCAGGGTCATCTCCGCCTGGGCGGAGGGTGTTTGTTGCATGGTCATGTTCCGGCTACCTGCTGATGTGGCATTGTTTGCAGTTGTCCGGGCCGTAGGGGCCCGCGCCCATTTCCTCGTGGCAGGACATGCACTGGTCGTGGAAGGCGTTCATGCGCGGCAGGACCAGCTCCCTGGTCTCGGCCTCGTGGCACTGGTTGCAGGCCGAGAAGTCGCCCTTGTAGTCGGTCATGTCCTTCTGGGAGTGGCAGGACTTGCAGCTGGACAACCCCTTGTCGAACATGTCCTCGTGGCACTGGCCGCAGCTCTTGTGTCCGGCCTCGCGCATGGACAGGAGGTTGTTCGTGCTCTTTTCCCCGTGGCAGTTGGTGCACTTCTGGGGCTCGGGCTCGATGTCCTTGCCGTGGTGGCAGTCGCCGCAGTCCGAGGCGTAGTCCTTGTGGACCTCGTGATCGAAGTTGATCTTGTCGTATTCAATGTGGTGGCAGCGCACGCAGTAGGACTCGTTGGGGAAGGAATCCATGTGATTGTCCACGAAATTCTTGTCGAAGTCGTTGGGATGGCAGGAGCCGCAGGCCAGGGCCCCGTCCTCGGGCGTGACGATGGGCTGGGTCTTGTCGTGGTGGCAGCGGGAGCATTCGATCCCGTAGTCCCGGTGGTGGACCAGGTGGGAGAAGATGACCTTGCCCCCGTTGTTCTCGAACAGGATGCGCACGGGCATCGGCTGCGTCTGGCCGGAGCGGACATAGCCGACGATGGCCACGGCCAGGAGCACTAAGGTCGCCGCCAGGACCGGAAATATTTTCGATTTTGAACGCATCGTTCCTCTCCGCCGCGATGAGGCGGCAGCTCCGGGTGATTACCGGTGATTGATTCCGTTGCGGTCTGCGGGCGGCCGGAGCCGCCCGCAGGGTCTTGTCGTTACTTGGGAATGACCGCCCAGCTGGGCACGGTGGTCAGGTCCACGCCCCACAGGGCCGGGAGGATGTAGACCACGAAGGCGGTGATCAGGATCGTGCCGAAGATGTTCAGCCAGACGCCCGCCTTGGCCATCTGCTTGATGCTCACGCATCCGCTGCCGAAGACGACGGCGTTGGGCGGCGTGGCCACCGGGAGCATGAAGGCGTAGGAGGCCGCCACGCAGGCGCCGACGATGGTCGCGAACGGGTGCACGCCCATGGCGATGGCCGCGGAACCCATGATGGGCACGAGCAGGGTGGCGGTGGCGGTGTTGGAGGTGATCTCGGTCAGGAAGATGGTGATCAGGACCACGACGCCGACGAAGATGATCATGCTGGTGCCGGCGAGTCCGCCGAGCTGGCTCGCGATGTAGGCGGCCAGGCCGGTCTTGGCGAAGCCGTTGGCGATGGCCAGGCCGCCGCCGAAGAGCAGGATGACGTCCCAGGGAATCTTCACGGCGGTCTTCCAATCCAGGAGGAACTCGCCCTTCTTGAAGTCGACCGGGATGGCGAACAGGATCAGGGCGCCGAGGATACCGATGGTGGCGTCGCCCACGTACTTGAAGTGGGGCATGATGCCCAGGACGAAGGTGGACTTGGCCATGAAGCCGCGTGCCAGCCAGAAGGCGGCCATGAAACAGCCCACGACCACGATCTTCTTTTCCTGGCTGGACATGGGTCCGAGCTTCTTCACTTCGTCGTCGATGATCTGGGCGCCGCCGGCCAACTCCAGGCCGCCCATGGGGAACAGGATCTTGGTCAGCAGGAACCAGGCGAAGGCCAGGGTGATGACCGCCAGCGGGACGCCGAAGAGCATCCACTGGCCGAAGCCGATCTGCACGCCGAACATCTTCTCGACCATGCCGGCCATGACGGTGTTCGGGGGGGTGCCGATGATGGTGGCCACGCCGCCGATGGACGCGGCGTAGGCGATGCCGAGCATCAGGCCCCGGCCGAAGTTGAACTCGGGACCGACGTGGGTGGTGCCGTCACGCAGGTGCTCGGAGTCGTAGCCCGTGGCCTGCTGGATGACGGCCATGCCGATGGGGACCATCATCATGGCCGTGGCGGTGTTGGACACCCACATGGACAGGAAGCCGGTGGCGACCATGAAGCCCATGATCATGCGCGCCGGGCTCGTGCCGATGGCCTTGATGGTGTACAGGGCCACACGGCGGTGCAGGTTCCAGCGCTCCATGGTCACGGCCAGGAAGAAGCCGCCCATGAACAGGTAGATCAGGTGGTTGGCGTAGGGGGCCGTGGACGCGGCGGACGACATGACGCCGAGCATGGGGAACAGGGCGATGGGCAGCAGGGAGGTCGCCGGAATCGGAATCGCCTCGGTGATCCACCAGATGGCCATCAGTGCGGTAACCGCCGCGACGTGCCATGCCTCTGTCTTCATGCCCTCGGGGGCCGGAATGAGCAGCATCGCGACGAGCACGATGGGTCCGAGGAAGAACCCTATGCGCTTGCCGTTGTTTGAATCAGCCTGATTGGACATTCTACACTCCTCAATTGGTAAGACGTTTCCATCTCGGAAAGGACCGCAACCCCAGACGGCGCTGAGGAAAAGTGCCGGGCGGAGCACCCCGCTCCGCCCGGTATTTATTTAGATTCCAAGATGATAAGTATCAACGAAAGCGCTCACGCGGGCGCTGGAGGCCTGGATACGCTTGCCGAGCGAGGCCTTGTATTCGTCCAGGTCGAGTTGCTTGCGGGCCACGCCCTCCTCCATGGCGGCCTTGGCCACGGCCACGGAGACGTACTCGATGAGCCGCAGGTCCAGGGCCTTGGGGATGACGTAGTCGATGCCGAACTCGAGTTTGTCCACGCCGAAGGCCTCGCAGACGTATTGCGGGGCCTCGGTCTTGGCCAGGTCGGCCAGGGCCTGGGCGGCGGCCAGCTTCATGCCTTCGGTGATGGCCGTGGCGCCGCAGTCGAGCGCGCCGCGGAAGATGAACGGGAAGCCGAGCACGTTGTTGACCTGGTTCGGGAAGTCCGAGCGGCCGGTGCCCATGATGCAGTCGGGGCGGGCGGACTTGGCGTCGTCGTAGGTGATCTCCGGGTCCGGGTTGGCGCAGGCGAAGATGATCGGGCAGTTGTCGGACATGGACTTGACCATCTCCTTGCTGACCACGCCGCCCTTGGACAGGCCCAGGAAGCAGTCCGCGCCGACCATGGCCTCGGCCAGGGAGGCGTATTCCTTCTCGGTGGCGTACTGCTGCTTGAACTCGTTCAGGTCCGTGCGGGGCTTGTTGATGTGTCCCTTGGAGTCGAACATGGCGATGTTCTCGAACTTGACGCCCATGTTCCGGTACAGGTTGGTGCAGGCGATGGCCGCCGCGCCCGCGCCGGAGATGACCACGCGCATGTCGGCGGCGTTCTTGCCCGAGATCTCGATGGCGTTCATCATGCCGGCGGAGGTGACGATGGCCGTGCCGTGCTGGTCGTCATGGAAGACCGGGATGTTCATTTCCTTTTTCAGCTTCTCTTCGATGTAGAAGCATTCCGGGGCCTTGATGTCTTCGAGGTTGATGCCGCCGAAGGTCGGCTCCAGGGCCTTGACGATGTCGCACAGCTTGTCCGGGTCGCTGACGTCCAGGTCGATGTCGTAGACGTCCACGTCGCCGAAGACCTTGAACAGCACGCCCTTGCCCTCCATGACCGGCTTGCCCGCCAGGGGCCCGATGTTGCCCAGGCCGAGCACGGCGGTGCCGTTGGAAACCACGCCGACCAGGTTGCCCTTGCCGGTGTATTCGTAGACCAGTTCGGGATCGGCGTGGATGGCCTTGCACGCCTCGGCCACGCCGGGGCTGTACGCCATGGACAGATGTTTCTGGGTCTTGCACGGCTTGACCGGGACGACCTCGACCTTCCCCTTGCGGCCGATGGAATGATAGTCCAGGGCCTCTTGTTTGGTGAATAATGCCATTGTGTTATCTCCTTGAAGGTTTGTGCGTTATTCGATGCCCGCGGCCTTCAGGTCGGGCACGGCGTACAGTTCGCCGCCGTGGGAATCGTTGATGACGAGCAGGGGGAAGTCCTCGACGGTCATCTCGCGGATGGCCTCGGGACCGAGTTCGTCGAAGGCGATGACCTTGGACGCCACGATGGAGTTGGACAGCAGCGCGCCCGCGCCGCCCGTGGCGCCGAAGTACACGGCGGTGTAGTCCTGCATGGCCTGCCGGGTGGCGGCGTCGCGCTTGCCCTTGCCGATGGTCGCCTTGAGGCCCAGGGAGTAGAGGCGCGGGGCGTAGGAGTC
Proteins encoded:
- the pta gene encoding phosphate acetyltransferase, whose amino-acid sequence is MSKSLYIAATEARSGKSAIVLGVMHLLRANLQNVAVFRPVVSDPLEGRRDHDIDLLLRHFKLDQPYERTYGYTLSEARRLINSGNKALLLENTLNKFKELEKEYDFVLCEGTDYIGGSATLEFEINVSIVSNLGCPVLVVVNGLDRTDDELCGSAQRTVEIFEERGLEVLGLIVNRARPDFSPGMLRDLKARTRTAQPLLTYAIPDDKRLGNPTIHDVIKWLDAKVLYGHGSLDTPVDSFLTAAMHITHFLEYIEDGALIITPGDRMDIILAAISSRQSAAYGNIAGMVLTGGIQPSVSMHRLIEGWTGVPLPILSARDHTYMVTQTLQALHGTIDPEHPAKIAASIGLFEAQVDIEELRDRLVASRTTKITPIMFEYNLIETARAQRMRIVLPEGTSERILRATEILQRRNVADITLLGDPEAVAAQAAGLGVELNGARVVDPASSPLFEDYAERYFEARKHKGIRMADARDRMVDPTYFGTMMVHAGQADGMVSGSVTTTAQTIRPAFEFIKTKPDAAIVSSVFLMCMGDRVVCFGDCAVNPKPDARQLAEIALSSAQTARLFGIDPFVAMLSYSTGGSGSGADVDKVVEATAIAKELAGERGLSLPIEGPLQYDAAVDPEVARTKLPGSEVAGRATVFIFPDLNTGNNTYKAVQRAVPGSVAIGPVLQGLNRPVNDLSRGCRVRDIVNTVAITAIQAQGQRNL
- a CDS encoding FAD-dependent oxidoreductase, with amino-acid sequence MILTSGLTLFGIGLLAAAILGIASKLLFVKEDPRIALIEDNLPGANCGGCGFPGCSGAAAAIVAGKAPASACIVADSEAIAVIAALMGQEVVEREPELAVRDCTGGLRAEDAFHYEGALDCRAAHLLYGGSKSCPEGCLGLGSCVRACPFDAIHMGPEGLPVIDPNRCKACGNCVDACPRGVIAVSGMSARLLHLNQTTDCLAPCRQKCPAQINIPRYIEQIKAGDYDGAVMTIKERNPLPVTCGRVCPRPCETVCRRQHVDAPVGINMLKRFVADRELRSGVHLPVPCARDTGKRVAVIGGGPAGLSCAYFLRRLGHHPTIFDAMPKLGGQTRYGIPEYRLPKADLDWEIQGILDLGIDTRMNTRFGRDFTLESLKAEGFDATFIGIGAWRASGMYAEGEDLDGVMGGIEFLTAHALGQKPETGSKVIVVGGGNTAIDAARTCVRLGADVTLMYRRTRNEMPAAEEEIDGAEEEGVKFTFLAAPARVIGDENGRATHLEYYEMELGEPDASGRRRPIKKEGSEQRMEATLIIPAIGQKPDLACLYEDNPEGTCALETTKWQTIAADPDTFETAIPGVFTAGDVYTGPDLVISAIGDGRKAARSIHYHLTQAAIPVPETTQKGMIPYTLFKEIDHVERKQRAVLPLLCHGDDRTCTFSEVEGPLDEPQALTEADRCLRCGLVCYDRDEPFLAEESPVEETQAGN
- a CDS encoding electron transport complex protein RnfA, which gives rise to MQEYFLLFIGAMFVNNIVLAQYLGNCPFIGTSRDTGVAVGMGGAVVFVAVMAAAITWLVQEYVLAPFGLDFLQTLAFILVIAALVQFVEMFLKKVVPPLYKSLGIFLPLITTNCAVMGIALICQREEFGFVKTVLFAFASGLGFMLALVLLAGIRERLAVRRLPMAMRGTPIGLIMAGLMSLAFFAFKGMI
- the rsxE gene encoding electron transport complex subunit RsxE, producing MNSRLWKEFSKGLWTDLPPFKLVLGLCPTLAVTNTASNGLGMGVAVIFVLALSNMLVSLLSRFIPSKVRIACFIVVAASLVVAVELLMQAFAYPLYQRLGIFVPLIVVNCIILGRAEAFASKNPVLPSLADGLGMGVGYTLSLTFLGALRELLGTGMIFGVNVAWEGFQPIGIMVKAPGAFVTLGILLCIMTFVENVRRRRKGLAAVQAPTHDCGACGGCGHKNC
- the rnfG gene encoding RnfABCDGE type electron transport complex subunit G, translated to MKEMIKMMIVLSLICGIAGITLAALRQVTAPIIEEQVLTYVQAPAIESVLAGYDNNPIKDRRKFEVDGRTVIVFPALKNGALVGVAFETSGKGYGGDIGVMVGFDVHAMALTGIGITTLKETPGVGARVAEHGYTTQFRGHSLEHMDLKKNGGDIQAVAGATISSTGTVAAVRDAIAIFNALKGKLAAGWS
- a CDS encoding RnfABCDGE type electron transport complex subunit D, which encodes MKPLNPFALTVSVPPHRHCGTTVRDRMLTILVAMLPAAVMATMTFGMPAVRVMALSMAAAVLAEMACDYFMDRETEVHDFHAFTVGLSFAFLLPASAPWWLVTFGSAASIVLGKMAFGPLGGSPFCAPLIGWAICRISWPAFMDINASMLGTDLTYPLAQLKDFGLDAVQITDTRQLFLGKQLGGLGAVQIAGVVLGGMLLVMRRHVSSIIPVGVIGGVALTAFLFHWLDPSIYASPAFHLLTGSTLFGAFFLATDGPSSPNRQIPMLLFGLLTGALIIIIRTWGAYADGVPFAILLANLFTPVLERIRPKPFGRR
- a CDS encoding 4Fe-4S dicluster domain-containing protein, producing MQQTPSAQAEMTLNRHCPLVTCGQEVARGERIATASRPGAGDIHAPFAGTVRHVDPYRIRIEGGEGGTVPPEVLDGLSGPELLTRLRELGADIPVCHQVDTLILNAVDEEPSLHSRRTLMAERQDTLRAGAEALVRGFVPVDVVLAVPGAVRESLPNMTVKVVPDQYPQGLDPLVAKAVTGIEAPDNTLVIGLETVFHAGLVMETGLPVMETMVTVGNAARLMDLGTPVGEILTTDGETLRDGDRIVLGGVLRGTAASSPGQGVDRATTCVGLVRNPAPVVVDAACVGCGECVRRCPARLDPAMITSYAEFGRYDKAEAEGVDVCFECGLCGYFCIAHRPMLQYIRLAKSELAKAKAQSGEVPLP
- a CDS encoding cytochrome c3 family protein; the encoded protein is MRSKSKIFPVLAATLVLLAVAIVGYVRSGQTQPMPVRILFENNGGKVIFSHLVHHRDYGIECSRCHHDKTQPIVTPEDGALACGSCHPNDFDKNFVDNHMDSFPNESYCVRCHHIEYDKINFDHEVHKDYASDCGDCHHGKDIEPEPQKCTNCHGEKSTNNLLSMREAGHKSCGQCHEDMFDKGLSSCKSCHSQKDMTDYKGDFSACNQCHEAETRELVLPRMNAFHDQCMSCHEEMGAGPYGPDNCKQCHISR
- a CDS encoding SLC13 family permease, giving the protein MSNQADSNNGKRIGFFLGPIVLVAMLLIPAPEGMKTEAWHVAAVTALMAIWWITEAIPIPATSLLPIALFPMLGVMSSAASTAPYANHLIYLFMGGFFLAVTMERWNLHRRVALYTIKAIGTSPARMIMGFMVATGFLSMWVSNTATAMMMVPIGMAVIQQATGYDSEHLRDGTTHVGPEFNFGRGLMLGIAYAASIGGVATIIGTPPNTVMAGMVEKMFGVQIGFGQWMLFGVPLAVITLAFAWFLLTKILFPMGGLELAGGAQIIDDEVKKLGPMSSQEKKIVVVGCFMAAFWLARGFMAKSTFVLGIMPHFKYVGDATIGILGALILFAIPVDFKKGEFLLDWKTAVKIPWDVILLFGGGLAIANGFAKTGLAAYIASQLGGLAGTSMIIFVGVVVLITIFLTEITSNTATATLLVPIMGSAAIAMGVHPFATIVGACVAASYAFMLPVATPPNAVVFGSGCVSIKQMAKAGVWLNIFGTILITAFVVYILPALWGVDLTTVPSWAVIPK